One region of Uranotaenia lowii strain MFRU-FL unplaced genomic scaffold, ASM2978415v1 HiC_scaffold_271, whole genome shotgun sequence genomic DNA includes:
- the LOC129759775 gene encoding uncharacterized protein LOC129759775 isoform X2, whose product MNENRFTDYLKQGDVIVQQQMRHFQHQCRICGVAEGLRRCSRCQVAYYCSQDHQRLDWKVHKLECRSIHQLSQQGTNVLQGQTNQYGTTRNSYQTTISNPLISSAGGKAYQQNATDASFADGSGSGEGSNVSGGVRAEILSTNSRDDGRQPMVGATNTTVSSMDTSSSPPSSLATAATPPMTDLNQQQPESSQQRQRQDSLPPSIVDDVADELLLSELALTKLLSPESLVDARDLCAELVDLDQIDVDHILNENNFLNNINNLNFLEVVENNNLQYEGNKNLSLDTCETTNNFSANSAGSFVNVSETENLGLGLDSQGVLNSLEEEMQITAVRPPTVNPGLHSHQQLVSEIGSGGSGSPASSGSTSTDESVSALLNAKIDNLLGQYQQHDSMLADLEEESLDEACQSLVRDMNEYGVCVLDNFLGQDRGLQVLQEVTGMYTSGVFRDGQLVSKRKGTNMRHIRGDKITWIGGSEPGCSNIGYLINRVDAVISKCKRMRNNGKIGRYNIRERTKAMVACYPGSGSHYVKHVDNPNRDGRCITAIYYLNLNWEVQQSGGLLRIFPEGCNDRVADIEPIFDRILFFWSDRRNPHEVQPAHRTRYAITLWYLDAEERESARLRYQRDCETRFTAST is encoded by the exons ATGAACGAAAATCGCTTTACTGATTATCTTAAGCAAGGGGACGTAATAGTGCAGCAGCAAATGCGTCACTTCCAACACCAGTGCCGCATATGCGGTGTGGCTGAGGGCCTTCGGAGGTGTAGCCGTTGCCAGGTGGCGTACTACTGTTCTCAGGATCATCAACGGCTTGATTGGAAAGTACACAAACTCGAATGTCGCTCGATTCACCAGCTGTCTCAGCAAGGGACAAACGTACTCCAAGGGCAGACCAATCAATACGGTACGACTAGAAACTCTTATCAGACGACGATCAGTAATCCGCTGATATCGAGCGCAGGTGGGAAAGCTTATCAGCAGAATGCAACAGACGCGTCATTCGCTGATGGTTCTGGCAGTGGTGAAG GCTCTAACGTGAGTGGTGGCGTACGTGCAGAAATTTTGTCAACAAACAGTCGTGATGATGGGCGGCAGCCGATGGTTGGAGCCACCAATACCACCGTTAGCAGCATGGACACG TCATCGTCACCTCCGTCATCGTTGGCTACAGCTGCTACCCCGCCGATGACTGACCTCAACCAACAGCAGCCGGAATCGTCGCAACAACGACAACGACAAGATTCGCTACCACCGTCGATCGTAGACGACGTCGCGGACGAGTTGCTGCTGAGTGAACTTGCACTAACGAAACTGCTGTCCCCCGAGTCGCTTGTCGATGCCCGAGATTTGTGCGCCGAGCTGGTAGATCTAGACCAAATAGACGTGGACCACATACTGAATGAAAACAATTTCCTGAACAACATTAACAATCTGAACTTTCTGGAGGTGGTCGAGAACAACAATTTACAGTACGAgggaaataaaaacttatcCCTCGACACCTGTGAAACGACTAATAACTTCAGTGCGAATAGTGCAGGCTCCTTCGTAAACGTTTCGGAAACCGAAAACCTTGGCTTAGGTCTTGATTCGCAAGGGGTTTTGAACAGTTTAGAAGAAGAAATGCAAATCACGGCTGTACGCCCACCGACAGTGAACCCAGGCTTACACAGCCATCAGCAGTTAGTCAGTGAAATTGGCAGCGGTGGAAGTGGTTCCCCGGCTAGCAGTGGTAGTACGAGCACCGATGAAAGTGTCAGTGCATTGTTGAATGCCAAGATCGACAATTTACTGGGACAATACCAGCAGCATGACTCTATGTTGGCCGATTTAGAGGAAGAGAGTTTGGATGAAGCTTGCCAGAGTTTGGTGCGGGATATGAATGAGTATGGAGTATGCGTTCTGGATAATTTCCTCGGACAAGATCGAGGGCTGCAGGTGCTACAGGAAGTCACCGGCATGTATACGTCTGGGGTTTTCCGA GATGGCCAATTGGTGTCCAAACGAAAAGGCACCAATATGCGACACATTCGAGGAGACAAAATAACCTGGATTGGTGGCAGTGAACCTGGGTGCAGCAATATTGGCTACCTAATCAATAGG GTCGACGCCGTCATTTCCAAATGCAAGCGGATGCGCAATAACGGGAAAATCGGTAGATACAACATTCGGGAGCGAACAAAG GCCATGGTCGCCTGTTATCCGGGATCCGGCTCTCACTATGTCAAACATGTGGACAATCCCAACCGAGATGGACGTTGTATTACCGCCATCTATTATCTCAATCTGAACTGGGAAGTCCAACAAAGTGGTGGTCTTTTGCG aattttcccCGAGGGTTGTAATGATCGTGTGGCCGACATTGAACCAATTTTCGATCGAATTCTGTTCTTCTGGTCGGACCGGCGGAATCCACACGAGGTACAACCGGCTCATCGGACTCGCTATGCCATCACCCTGTGGTATCTGGACGCGGAAGAACGAGAATCAGCCCGACTCCGATATCAGCGCGATTGTGAAACTCGATTCACGGCCTCAACATAG
- the LOC129759775 gene encoding uncharacterized protein LOC129759775 isoform X1 — translation MNENRFTDYLKQGDVIVQQQMRHFQHQCRICGVAEGLRRCSRCQVAYYCSQDHQRLDWKVHKLECRSIHQLSQQGTNVLQGQTNQYGTTRNSYQTTISNPLISSAGGKAYQQNATDASFADGSGSGEGVLFFGNISNATTHHHHLPNQPTGSNVSGGVRAEILSTNSRDDGRQPMVGATNTTVSSMDTSSSPPSSLATAATPPMTDLNQQQPESSQQRQRQDSLPPSIVDDVADELLLSELALTKLLSPESLVDARDLCAELVDLDQIDVDHILNENNFLNNINNLNFLEVVENNNLQYEGNKNLSLDTCETTNNFSANSAGSFVNVSETENLGLGLDSQGVLNSLEEEMQITAVRPPTVNPGLHSHQQLVSEIGSGGSGSPASSGSTSTDESVSALLNAKIDNLLGQYQQHDSMLADLEEESLDEACQSLVRDMNEYGVCVLDNFLGQDRGLQVLQEVTGMYTSGVFRDGQLVSKRKGTNMRHIRGDKITWIGGSEPGCSNIGYLINRVDAVISKCKRMRNNGKIGRYNIRERTKAMVACYPGSGSHYVKHVDNPNRDGRCITAIYYLNLNWEVQQSGGLLRIFPEGCNDRVADIEPIFDRILFFWSDRRNPHEVQPAHRTRYAITLWYLDAEERESARLRYQRDCETRFTAST, via the exons ATGAACGAAAATCGCTTTACTGATTATCTTAAGCAAGGGGACGTAATAGTGCAGCAGCAAATGCGTCACTTCCAACACCAGTGCCGCATATGCGGTGTGGCTGAGGGCCTTCGGAGGTGTAGCCGTTGCCAGGTGGCGTACTACTGTTCTCAGGATCATCAACGGCTTGATTGGAAAGTACACAAACTCGAATGTCGCTCGATTCACCAGCTGTCTCAGCAAGGGACAAACGTACTCCAAGGGCAGACCAATCAATACGGTACGACTAGAAACTCTTATCAGACGACGATCAGTAATCCGCTGATATCGAGCGCAGGTGGGAAAGCTTATCAGCAGAATGCAACAGACGCGTCATTCGCTGATGGTTCTGGCAGTGGTGAAGGTGTCCTCTTCTTCGGAAATATTTCTAATGCAAccactcatcatcatcatctgccTAATCAACCTACAGGCTCTAACGTGAGTGGTGGCGTACGTGCAGAAATTTTGTCAACAAACAGTCGTGATGATGGGCGGCAGCCGATGGTTGGAGCCACCAATACCACCGTTAGCAGCATGGACACG TCATCGTCACCTCCGTCATCGTTGGCTACAGCTGCTACCCCGCCGATGACTGACCTCAACCAACAGCAGCCGGAATCGTCGCAACAACGACAACGACAAGATTCGCTACCACCGTCGATCGTAGACGACGTCGCGGACGAGTTGCTGCTGAGTGAACTTGCACTAACGAAACTGCTGTCCCCCGAGTCGCTTGTCGATGCCCGAGATTTGTGCGCCGAGCTGGTAGATCTAGACCAAATAGACGTGGACCACATACTGAATGAAAACAATTTCCTGAACAACATTAACAATCTGAACTTTCTGGAGGTGGTCGAGAACAACAATTTACAGTACGAgggaaataaaaacttatcCCTCGACACCTGTGAAACGACTAATAACTTCAGTGCGAATAGTGCAGGCTCCTTCGTAAACGTTTCGGAAACCGAAAACCTTGGCTTAGGTCTTGATTCGCAAGGGGTTTTGAACAGTTTAGAAGAAGAAATGCAAATCACGGCTGTACGCCCACCGACAGTGAACCCAGGCTTACACAGCCATCAGCAGTTAGTCAGTGAAATTGGCAGCGGTGGAAGTGGTTCCCCGGCTAGCAGTGGTAGTACGAGCACCGATGAAAGTGTCAGTGCATTGTTGAATGCCAAGATCGACAATTTACTGGGACAATACCAGCAGCATGACTCTATGTTGGCCGATTTAGAGGAAGAGAGTTTGGATGAAGCTTGCCAGAGTTTGGTGCGGGATATGAATGAGTATGGAGTATGCGTTCTGGATAATTTCCTCGGACAAGATCGAGGGCTGCAGGTGCTACAGGAAGTCACCGGCATGTATACGTCTGGGGTTTTCCGA GATGGCCAATTGGTGTCCAAACGAAAAGGCACCAATATGCGACACATTCGAGGAGACAAAATAACCTGGATTGGTGGCAGTGAACCTGGGTGCAGCAATATTGGCTACCTAATCAATAGG GTCGACGCCGTCATTTCCAAATGCAAGCGGATGCGCAATAACGGGAAAATCGGTAGATACAACATTCGGGAGCGAACAAAG GCCATGGTCGCCTGTTATCCGGGATCCGGCTCTCACTATGTCAAACATGTGGACAATCCCAACCGAGATGGACGTTGTATTACCGCCATCTATTATCTCAATCTGAACTGGGAAGTCCAACAAAGTGGTGGTCTTTTGCG aattttcccCGAGGGTTGTAATGATCGTGTGGCCGACATTGAACCAATTTTCGATCGAATTCTGTTCTTCTGGTCGGACCGGCGGAATCCACACGAGGTACAACCGGCTCATCGGACTCGCTATGCCATCACCCTGTGGTATCTGGACGCGGAAGAACGAGAATCAGCCCGACTCCGATATCAGCGCGATTGTGAAACTCGATTCACGGCCTCAACATAG